In Humulus lupulus chromosome 6, drHumLupu1.1, whole genome shotgun sequence, a single genomic region encodes these proteins:
- the LOC133786051 gene encoding receptor-like protein 33, with the protein MLDLSGNKFVGKIPEFSKSNSTQSPQPEAFEFLNLANNFLTGSIPSWIHSLEFLTILRLDDNNLTGTIKVFHSKSLPDLSLSSNNLNGEIPNSIFKQEELQSLDLSYNNLDGVVELSKFSLLKNLDQLILSFNNFMIVRSNKVFNHNPFPQLEYLSLAPCNIRALSDILKNMKSLDRLYVSHNKIQGRIPKWLCDYRTSSLSNLNISHNFLTHVERVPCKNLQSLDLRSNMIQEHLPIVPPSLVVLFISNNNLFGEIPSTYCNLNLHMNNFSREIPQDMFKNLTGLRSLHFSGNHLEGSLPRSLRNSQSLEVLDVGNNMIYDTFPHYLEELPMLQVLVLKSNKFHGSIEEPKVKNSFQKLQIMDLSNNEFIGLLPTKYFESFTTMMDGHATRNLTHIGENYYQDSVNSVVKDLSLNKLVGEIPSKMMDLTQLLLLNLSHNKLVGPISRGNQFNTFHEDSYSGNVELCGPPLSKSCNNGMQQDGDHGEKYTDHIIFDWKIVMIGYGCGLIIGISVGYMVLYSERFDYWLYKKVQGCRGVYGVCGAVRSVATVCRFIDAHPYKDDKDKDYVVKQIFV; encoded by the exons ATGTTGGATCTTTCTGGTAACAAATTTGTTGGTAAGATTCCTGAATTTTCAAAATCAAACTCCACCCAAAGCCCACAACCTGAGGCTTTTGAATTCCTCAACTTAGCTAATAATTTTCTCACTGGATCAATTCCTTCTTGGATACATTCTCTTGAGTTTTTGACAATTTTACGCCTAGATGATAATAACCTTACTGGCACAATCAAAGTATTTCATTCAAAATCTCTTCCAGACCTTTCCTTAAGTTCTAATAATTTGAATGGCGAGATTCCAAACTCAATATTCAAACAAGAGGAACTTCAATCGTTAGATCTTTCATACAATAATTTGGATGGAGTTGTGGAGTTAAGCAAGTTTTCTTTATTAAAAAATCTTGACCAACTTATTCTCTCTTTTAACAATTTCATGATTGTGCGCTCAAATAAAGTTTTCAATCATAATCCTTTCCCTCAACTTGAATATTTGAGTTTGGCCCCATGCAATATTAGAGCACTTTCGGACATTCTAAAGAACATGAAAAGCCTAGACAGGCTATACGTTTCCCACAATAAAATTCAAGGCAGGATTCCAAAATGGCTATGTGATTATAGAACAAGCTCATTGTCTAATTTGAACATCTCCCATAATTTTTTGACACATGTAGAGCGAGTTCCATGTAAAAATCTACAGTCTCTAGATCTTCGCTCTAACATGATACAAGAACATCTTCCAATTGTTCCACCCTCATTGGTCGTTCTTTTCATCTCAAATAATAATCTATTTGGAGAAATACCTTCTACATATTGCAATTTGA ATTTGCATATGAACAATTTTAGTAGGGAAATTCCTCAAGACATGTTTAAAAATTTAACTGGTTTGAGGAGTTTGCACTTTAGTGGCAATCATCTAGAAGGATCTCTACCACGCTCTTTGCGCAATAGCCAAAGTTTGGAAGTTTTAGATGTGGGAAATAACATGATATATGATACCTTCCCTCATTATTTGGAAGAGCTTCCAATGCTTCAAGTTCTTGTTTTGAAGTCAAATAAATTCCATGGCTCCATAGAGGAACCTAAGGTTAAAAATTCCTTTCAAAAGTTGCAGATCATGGATCTCTCTAACAATGAATTCATTGGTCTATTACCAACAAAGTATTTTGAGAGTTTCACGACTATGATGGATGGACATGCCACTAGAAACCTGACACACATAGGAGAAAACTATTACCAAGATTCTGTGAATTCGGTAGTGAAAG ATCTCTCTTTAAATAAGCTGGTTGGGGAGATACCTAGTAAAATGATGGATCTAACACAACTTTTGCTCTTAAACCTTTCACATAACAAATTAGTGGGACCAATATCTCGTGGAAACCAATTTAATACGTTCCACGAAGATTCATATAGTGGAAACGTGGAATTATGTGGGCCTCCTTTATCTAAATCATGCAACAATGGGATGCAACAAGATGGTGATCATGGTGAGAAATATACGGATCACATAATCTTTGATTGGAAAATTGTGATGATAGGATATGGATGTGGACTAATTATCGGGATATCTGTGGGCTACATGGTGCTTTACAGTGAAAGGTTTGATTATTGGCTTTACAAAAAGGTTCAAGGATGTAGGGGTGTGTatggtgtg tgtggtgcggtgcggtcggtcGCCACGGTTTGCCGGTTTATAGATGCTCACCCTTACAAGGACGACAAAGACAAAGACTACGTCGTCAAACAAATATTCGTCTAA